The DNA segment GGTCTCGTAATCTTTTTTTGAGAGAGGAATATTGATCTGGAACATCACAGTTGTGCCGCAGAGGACCGAAATGATGTATTCCCCCGGAGCCCGTTCGTAAATCGTGTAATCCATCGGTTCTGAGAGAAGTTCTTTCCATGCCATAATTACCTCACCAGCTTCGGAGCCCAAGCCGTGTTGGGCGGGAGCGTATCGCTCACACGTTGATCTTGGATAAAGGACGTCAATTTTTCGACCGCTTCTTGAGAGGCCCGTTGCAAGGCCTCGATCGTTGTCGCTCCGACATGGGGAGAGTAAATCACATTCGGCATTTGGAACAGCAGAGACGATTTAGGAAGAGGCTCCGAAGGATAAACATCCGTCGCGAGGGTGAACTGAGGATGATCCTGAAGGTGAGAGATCAGCTCGTTATAATTAAAAAGTTCACCGCGAGCGGCATTCACCATCGTTGCGTGATCCTCAAACCAATCGAGGGTTGTGGCATTGATCATATGGCGAGTTTCGGTGGTCAAAGGCACGTGGAAGGTGACCACATCGGAGTGGCGAATCACTTCTTCCAAGCCTTGATAATCCACTCCGGGAGTTTGCTCGACGTACGGGTCGTGGACGAGAACTTTCATTCCGAACGCCTGGCCGAGGTGGGCAACGCGCCTTCCGATGCGGCCGTAACCAATCACTCCCAAAGTTTTTCCGTGAAGTTCCGAACCAATGAGAGGTGAACGATCCCAATTTCCCTGCTCCATTTGTTTTTTGGCGAGAAAGAATTTGCGTTGGGCAGAAAGAATGAGCATCCAGGTGAGCTCGGCGGCACTGGTCGCGTTGGCCTCTGGTGTGTGCATCACGATCACATTTTTTTCTTCGCACGCGGCCAGCTGAATATGATCAAAACCACTGGTGGCGGTAATAATCACTTTTAACCGAGGAAGTTTTGCGAGAACGGCGCTGTCGATCTTAGTTCCACTTCGAATCAATAAGGCGTCCGC comes from the Bdellovibrionales bacterium genome and includes:
- a CDS encoding phosphoglycerate dehydrogenase, producing MFKVLVVNRYSLESILDLKQKNICEVHQAEDLGELKSHWDTADALLIRSGTKIDSAVLAKLPRLKVIITATSGFDHIQLAACEEKNVIVMHTPEANATSAAELTWMLILSAQRKFFLAKKQMEQGNWDRSPLIGSELHGKTLGVIGYGRIGRRVAHLGQAFGMKVLVHDPYVEQTPGVDYQGLEEVIRHSDVVTFHVPLTTETRHMINATTLDWFEDHATMVNAARGELFNYNELISHLQDHPQFTLATDVYPSEPLPKSSLLFQMPNVIYSPHVGATTIEALQRASQEAVEKLTSFIQDQRVSDTLPPNTAWAPKLVR